In the genome of Dermacentor silvarum isolate Dsil-2018 chromosome 1, BIME_Dsil_1.4, whole genome shotgun sequence, one region contains:
- the LOC125942087 gene encoding uncharacterized protein LOC125942087, producing the protein MDNLELIPNAIEKEPAAAHEQVAVTAPTTSTHARRTATVVRRKAASEKRSSRKAPGIVRKATRGSSRRLKSKTHKRGSLFSTSLPSSNTDTERRPERLSSTTTARRPSPNAADDVTGNVTRRGILRAASRNEPTETIMQSDDENVIAAAADDYSPAPTERTSHVLSTSPVDDDVEEIV; encoded by the exons ATGGACAACCTGGAGCTGATCCCCAACGCCATCGAAAAAGAGCCGGCGGCAGCGCACGAGCAAGTCGCGGTCACGGCGCCCACCACGAGTACGCACG CTCGCAGGACGGCTACGGTGGTTCGACGAAAGGCCGCCTCCGAAAAGCGCAGCTCTCGGAAAGCGCCCGGTATCGTTCGCAAGGCAACCAGAGGTTCGAGCCGGCGGCTGAAGAGCAAGACGCACAAGCGCGGCTCGCTGTTTTCAACGAGTTTGCCGTCGAGCAACACAGACACGGAGAGGCGGCCGGAGCGACTCTCTTCAACAACCACGGCCCGACGCCCGA GTCCGAACGCTGCTGATGACGTGACAGGTAACGTGACACGCAGGGGCATTCTGCGGGCGGCATCAAGAAACGAGCCCACTGAAACCATCATGCAGTCTGA CGACGAGAACGTGATAGCCGCGGCAGCCGACGATTACAGTCCGGCCCCCACAGAACGTACATCGCATGTGTTGTCCACGAGCCCGGTCGACGATGACGTCGAGGAGATTGTCTAG